Within Protaetiibacter intestinalis, the genomic segment TGGTAGCGGGCCTTGGTGCCCTTGGTGCCGCGACCGGCGGTCTTGCCCTTCGAGCCCTCACCGCGTCCGACGCGGGTCTTGGCCTTCTTGGCACCCTCCGCGGGGCGGAGGTGGTGGGCCTTGAGCACCTGCGGGCGCGACGCGACGTCGGAGGACTTCGCGGGCGCCTTCTTGGCGGCGGGCTTGGCGGCCGGCTTCTCGGCGACCGTGTCGTCGGCCTTCGCGGCGGCGGCGGCCTTGGGGGCGGCAGCCTTCGCGGGGGCCTTCTTCTCGGCAGCCGGCTTCTCGGCGGCGGCCTTCGAGGCGGTCGCCTTGGGGGCGGCCTTCTCGGCGGCGGGCTTCTTCTCCGCGGCTGCGGCCTTCGGAGCTGCGGCCTTGGCGGGGGCCTTCTTCTCGGTCGTCGCCTTCTCGGCGGCGGCCTTCGGAGCGGCGGCCTTCTTCTCAGTCGGCTTCTTCTCGTCAGCCATTAGTCAATCTCCTCGACCTTCACGAGGTGAGCGACCGCACGGACGTACCCGCGGTTCGCCGGGGTGTCCTCGCGCACGACGACATCGCCGATGCGCTTGAGGCCCAGGCTGCGCAGGGTGTCGCGCTGGTTCTGCTTCTCGCTGATTACGGACTTGATCTGGGTCACCTTGAGACGCGCGGACATCAGGCACCGACCTTCGCGGTAGCGGCCGCACGCGCGTCGGCCTCGGCGCGCACCAGGCGCTCCGGGGCGACGTCCTCGAACTCGAGGCCGCGGCGGGCGGCGACGGCGCGGGGCTCCTCGAGCTGGGTGAGGGCCGCGACCGTCGCGTGGACGATGTTGATCGTGTTCGAGGACCCGAGGGACTTCGACAGCACGTCGTGGATGCCGGCGCACTCGAGCACGGCGCGCACCGGACCACCGGCGATGACGCCGGTACCGGCGGCGGCGGGGCGCAGCAGCACCACACCGGCGGCGGCCTCACCCTGCACGGGGTGCGGGATGGTGGCGCCGACGCGCGGGACGCGGAAGAAGTTCTTCTTCGCCTCCTCGACGCCCTTCGAGATCGCGAGCGGCACCTCGCGCGCCTTGCCGTAGCCGACGCCGACGGTGCCGTTGCCGTCGCCCACGACGACGAGCGCCGTGAAGCTGAAGCGGCGTCCGCCCTTCACGACCTT encodes:
- the rpmD gene encoding 50S ribosomal protein L30; protein product: MSARLKVTQIKSVISEKQNQRDTLRSLGLKRIGDVVVREDTPANRGYVRAVAHLVKVEEID
- the rplO gene encoding 50S ribosomal protein L15 translates to MADEKKPTEKKAAAPKAAAEKATTEKKAPAKAAAPKAAAAEKKPAAEKAAPKATASKAAAEKPAAEKKAPAKAAAPKAAAAAKADDTVAEKPAAKPAAKKAPAKSSDVASRPQVLKAHHLRPAEGAKKAKTRVGRGEGSKGKTAGRGTKGTKARYQVRVGLEGGNLNSVMRAPKLRGFKNPFRVEYQVVNLERLAELYPSGGDVTISDLVAKGAVRKNEKVKVLGAGEIAVKLNVAVDKVSSSAEQKIVAAGGSVK
- the rpsE gene encoding 30S ribosomal protein S5; the protein is MTEGQVVETAAGTQSQGEPREQRRGSRERNPRNDRGARGAREESQFLERVVTINRVSKVVKGGRRFSFTALVVVGDGNGTVGVGYGKAREVPLAISKGVEEAKKNFFRVPRVGATIPHPVQGEAAAGVVLLRPAAAGTGVIAGGPVRAVLECAGIHDVLSKSLGSSNTINIVHATVAALTQLEEPRAVAARRGLEFEDVAPERLVRAEADARAAATAKVGA